From Cucumis melo cultivar AY chromosome 1, USDA_Cmelo_AY_1.0, whole genome shotgun sequence, a single genomic window includes:
- the LOC103490411 gene encoding uncharacterized protein LOC103490411 translates to MDDSGSEDVGVVAGGSEDDRSVFETIDQDNYCAVTNHCSERISISLILINLAAIMERADENVLPSVYKEVSETFNASPSDLGYLTFIRNFVQGLCSPLAGILVLSYDRPKVLAGTFCWALSTAAVGICLELKQVTFWRAVNGFGLAIVILPLQSFIVDSFMDGVRGVGFGLLSLIGSLGGIRGGVLATVMVGQQYFGVEGWRCAFILMATLSAIIGILVYMCVVDPRKTINNIQKSPYRDNLIDQTLPNSSSIWFESWTALKAVMKVHTFQIIILQGIVGSLPWTAMVFFTMWFELIGSSHNGTAVLLSLFVVGYALGCLLGGLIADRLTKIYPHSSRIMCAQFSASMGIPFSLLLLQLIPQFVDSLLIFGVTLFLMGLTISWNGIAVNAPIFAEVVPIKHQTMIYAFDRAFEGSFSSFAAPLVGILSEKMFGYDDTAGASLLKALALSKGLLTMMTVPFGVCCLNKAKENLMAFYKAQYNIDQALQKDTSFRRWVGYGIMLFLVVFSMHI, encoded by the exons ATGGATGACTCTGGATCAGAAGATGTTGGAGTGGTAGCTGGGGGATCAGAAGACGACAGATCTGTG TTTGAGACTATCGACCAAGATAATTACTGTGCTGTGACGAACCACTGCTCTGAAA GAATCTCTATCTCTTTGATTCTCATTAACTTGGCGGCTATAATGGAACGTGCGGATGAGAATGTCCTACCGTCGGTTTACAAGGAAGTTAGTGAAACTTTTAATGCCAGCCCATCTGATCTTGGATATCTTACATTCATAAGAAACTTTGTCCAGGGATTATGTTCACCCTTGGCTGGTATCCTAGTTCTTAGTTACGACCGTCCTAAAGTTCTTGCGGGGACCTTTTGTTGGGCTCTTTCAACAGCTGCTGTTGGTATTTGTCTCGAGTTAAAGCAAGTTACATTCTGGAGAGCCGTGAATGGCTTTGGCTTGGCTATTGTGATTCTACCACTCCAATCTTTCATTGTTGATAGCTTTATGGATGGTGTTCGGGGTGTGGGATTCGGCTTGTTAAGCCTCATTGGTTCCTTGGGAGGCATTAGAGGTGGTGTCCTTGCAACGGTTATGGTTGGTCAACAGTATTTTGGCGTAGAAGGATGGCGTTGTGCTTTCATTCTGATGGCTACATTGAGTGCAATAATCGGTATCCTTGTTTACATGTGTGTAGTTGATCCTAGAAAAACAATTAACAACATTCAGAAGAGTCCATATAG GGATAATTTGATAGACCAAACCTTACCTAATTCATCATCAATATGGTTCGAATCCTGGACTGCTTTGAAAGCTGTTATGAAAGTGCATACATTTCAAATCATTATTCTGCAGGGCATAGTTGGATCACTGCCTTGGACAGCCATGGTGTTCTTCACTATGTGGTTCGAACTAATTG GTTCCAGCCATAACGGTACTGCAGTTCTACTTAGTCTTTTCGTTGTCGGGTATGCATTGGGGTGTCTCCTAGGTGGTTTAATTGCAGATAGGCTGACGAAGATATATCCTCATTCTAGTCGAATCATGTGTGCTCAATTCAGTGCTAGTATGGGCATACCATTCTCATTGCTCCTCCTCCAACTCATTCCGCAGTTTGTTGATAGCCTTCTCATCTTCGGTGTTACTCTTTTTCTGATGGGCTTAACAATCAGCTGGAATGGCATTGCTGTAAATGCCCCCATATTTGCTGAGGTTGTCCCAATCAAACACCAAACCATGATATACGCATTTGACCGAGCGTTTGAAGGTTCATTTTCATCGTTTGCTGCTCCTCTAGTTGGTATTCTCTCAGAGAAAATGTTCGGGTACGACGACACAGCTGGAGCTTCGTTACTGAAGGCTCTTGCACTGTCAAAGGGACTTCTCACAATGATGACAGTTCCTTTTGGCGTTTGTT GTCTTAACAAGGCAAAAGAGAATCTTATGGCATTCTATAAG GCACAGTATAATATTGATCAAGCATTGCAAAAAGATACTTCCTTTAGACGATGGGTGGGTTATGGGATCATGttatttttagttgtttttagtATGCACatttga